In Pseudoalteromonas tetraodonis, the genomic window GTAGGGATTGTGGTAAAATTAATTAGCCAGCTTTATAAAAGAGTAAAAAAACATGAGCAGTTCAGCCTTTTTGTTGTTAGATGAAGAACCAATTAACACTATTGGTATTAACGTTTTAGAGCCATTGTTAAAAACGCAAGGCCTTGACGTAACTACGGGTACAAATATTTTAGATGTTCCGGTAGGTACTCGCTTATTGTTCATTGAAACATCAAGTAAAGACGCATGGACAAAGCTAAAAGAGCAACTCGTTAATTTACGCATCAAGTGCGATATTGTGTTGTTCAATTTAGATGAAAACCCAGAGCTTGCTAATCGCGCATTACTTAGCGGTATTCGTGGTGTATTTTACACCACAGATAATGCCGATGTACTCATGAAAGGGATTCGTTTATTACTCGAAGATCAGCTTTGGTATCGTCGTGACATTATGTGTAATGCGCTTAACCGCATGCTGCAATTTAATAAAGATGCCCTGCATAAGCTAACTGATGGTGATATTGAACCAATAAAGCTAACGAAGCGTGAAAAAGCAATTATCTCGTTAATGAGTAATGGTTCTAAAAATAAAGAAATTGCTGAAGAGTTAAGTATTAGCCCGCATACGGTTAAAACTCATTTATACAGTGCATTTAGAAAAACTAAATGTCGTAACCGTATTGAATTACTTTCTTGGGCACAACAAAACATTCCTGACGAAATTCGTTAACGTTTGTTTGAATAAATACCATACAGGCACTTTAAGTGCCTGTTTTTATATCTTCTTTAAAAAACGCTGTTGGGGTCTTAATGCTCGACTCATTTACGCTTTATTTTGCCAGTATCGCCGTTATGACAGTGATGACGCTACTGAACTTTTTAACCTGGCGTACCAATAAGCATGTTCCCGGCACGTTACTTTATATTTTCTATCCTTTACTGCTATTAGCTGCCATTGTTAGTTTTGCGCTAATAGGCAAAATTCCTGATCAGATTGCCATTACCCTTGCTAATAACATGATGTTTTTAGCCTCTATTGTGCATTGTTTGTCACTGAGTCAATTTTTAAATTATCATGGTCGTGGCCTTAAGTTTGTTTGCCTATTTACAGCGCTCAGCGCTTTGCTGCTTGTTTATTTCACATTTTTACAGCCCTCAATGCGCTCACGGGTATATATTTCTGATTTGCAGCATATTGTAGAGGCCACTTTTTTATTATTTATATTTATAAAATATGCGCGAAAACCCTACCCTAACGCCAGTATTGTTTACATAATTATTTTAACTTTAGTTGCAGCAAGTTTTATTACCCGAAGCCTATTTATGGATGACATTGCACAACAGGATGCCATTTTAAATTCATGGTTTAACTCACTGTTATTTTTAAATAGTGTTATTGCCCCCATGTTCTATGCTGCAGGTATGGCGTTGTTATGTAATGAGCGCAGGGAATTACGACTTAATAAACTCACCGAAAAAGCTCATAAAGATTTAGAAATTCGCGGACTGTTTTTATCCACCATCAGCCATGAAATACGCACACCACTAAACGGCATATTAGGCAGTGCACAACTAGTATTAAACCAAACCAGCGACAGCCGTAACAAAGCCTATTGTGAGGCAATTATCAACTCAGCAGAGTCACTCAACTTACTGGTAGATAAAGTGCTGGAATATGCAAGCTTAGATCAGCACGACGAAGCCCTGTACGAAGAAGACATAGAGTTTAAAACGTGGCTGCAAAACTTATGTTTGCTGTTAAGCCCTCTGGCCGAACAAAAACAACTTAAATTTGAGCTCGCCTGTAATATCCCCGACAAAGCCTGTTACTACTGCGACCAACAAAAACTCAGACAAATTATTATTAACCTTGTCGGTAATGCGATTAAATTTACCGATACGGGGATGGTAAAAGTACAAATAGATTTAATTAATGAAACCCAGCTAGATCATACCCTTAAAGTAAGCGTACTCGATTCAGGTCCAGGCATTGAAAAAGATGAAATTGATTATTTAACTGAGCCCTACATTCAAAGCAGTGCCGGTAAAGAAAAAGGCGGAACAGGCCTAGGACTAGCTATAACCAGTCGTCTTCTCGATAAAATTAATAGCCAGCTAGAAATTACCAGTGAGCTGGGAGTAGGCAGTGTCTTTAGCTTTAACATGACGTTAGCCATTGGTGAGCTTAGTCTCGTAGAGCAACGCCATCAAAGTAAGGATTATTTAACTGGGCTTGATGTGTTACTTGTTGAAGATTTAGATCTGAACCAAAAAATTGCCGTTGAATTTATGGCTGACGACGAGCATAAAATTAAGCTCGCTAAAGATGGCAAAAGTGCGATTGAGTTAATGAAAAAATACCACTTTGATGTGGTGCTACTTGATATGAACTTACCCGATTTAACAGGGCAACAGGTACTAAAAACTCTCAAACGGGTGGAGCATAAAAATCAGCGAACGCCGGTGCTGGCCTTTACTGCCAGTTTGAGCCCTGATGAAATAAAAGAATACTTAGCACTGGGTATTAAAGACATTGTTGGCAAGCCATTAAAGCAAGAGAAACTACGCCAAGCATTGAGTGATTCACAGTCAACACAAACAGCTAATATTGCCGTCGAGCTGATTGATACGTTATACGATGAAACCGCAACAGACACCCTGACAAGCTCTTTTAGTATTGATGAAGTGTCTTCTATCTATAATGAATTTATTCTTTCTGCTCGTAATAAGCTGAGCCGTTGCCAAGCTTTATTAGAGCAAGACACCGAGCAATGCATTAAGTTATTACATCGCCAAGCTAGCACCGCTATGCAACTTGGTTTTAATAGCTATGGACTAGCTCTAAAAAAAATTGAGCGACGCTTACTAGATAAAAAACCATTAAATAACTCGTTAAATGAAGCCAGCACACTGTGGCAACACAGTTTAGAGGCGTATTTAAAGTATGTACGGCAAGGACTAGGGTAAAAACGGGCTACGGGCTACGGGCTACGGGCTACGGGCTACGGGCTACGGGCTACGGGCTACGGGCTACCAAGTTTTACTGCAGTGACAAATAATCAAGCATTTTCACTATTTATACTGTTATTTTCTGCCGTATATATCGTCAAATCGCTCTATATCGCTTTCATCTAAAATGGCACCCGTTTGCACTTCAATAACAACTAAGGGCTCGGGCTGATTATTCGCTAAACTGTGCAGCTGTTTTGCAGCAATATAACAAGACTGGTCATGGGTCAGCGTTAAGCTTTGCTGGTCAATACATATATCTGCAGTGCCCGACACCACAACCCAATGCTCAGCGCGATGCTGATGACGCTGCGTTGAGAGCCTAGCCCCACTATTAACGGTTATTTTTTTTACTTTAAAACCGATACTTTCTACCAGCGTACGATAATTTCCCCAAGGGCGGTAAACCACCTGATGGTGTGTCAGTTTGTTATTATGTGTTGTTGTCAATTGCTTGAGTAATAACGGGAGGGCATCAAGCGCATTTTGATCAGCAATTAAAGTGGCGTCGTGGGTATGAATAACCGCTAAATCGCTTACCCCTAACGTCGCTATTGTGTGTCCATCTTCGCTAATAACTAAGTTGTTACTACTGTTTTGGGCGATATGTTCTTGGTGTGGGCTATTACCCTGTGGATCTTTTTTACTCAACGCTGCGAGTGCAGAAAAACTACCCACATCGCTCCAATTTAATGCAACGGGCATTACCACC contains:
- a CDS encoding helix-turn-helix transcriptional regulator, encoding MSSSAFLLLDEEPINTIGINVLEPLLKTQGLDVTTGTNILDVPVGTRLLFIETSSKDAWTKLKEQLVNLRIKCDIVLFNLDENPELANRALLSGIRGVFYTTDNADVLMKGIRLLLEDQLWYRRDIMCNALNRMLQFNKDALHKLTDGDIEPIKLTKREKAIISLMSNGSKNKEIAEELSISPHTVKTHLYSAFRKTKCRNRIELLSWAQQNIPDEIR
- a CDS encoding response regulator — protein: MLDSFTLYFASIAVMTVMTLLNFLTWRTNKHVPGTLLYIFYPLLLLAAIVSFALIGKIPDQIAITLANNMMFLASIVHCLSLSQFLNYHGRGLKFVCLFTALSALLLVYFTFLQPSMRSRVYISDLQHIVEATFLLFIFIKYARKPYPNASIVYIIILTLVAASFITRSLFMDDIAQQDAILNSWFNSLLFLNSVIAPMFYAAGMALLCNERRELRLNKLTEKAHKDLEIRGLFLSTISHEIRTPLNGILGSAQLVLNQTSDSRNKAYCEAIINSAESLNLLVDKVLEYASLDQHDEALYEEDIEFKTWLQNLCLLLSPLAEQKQLKFELACNIPDKACYYCDQQKLRQIIINLVGNAIKFTDTGMVKVQIDLINETQLDHTLKVSVLDSGPGIEKDEIDYLTEPYIQSSAGKEKGGTGLGLAITSRLLDKINSQLEITSELGVGSVFSFNMTLAIGELSLVEQRHQSKDYLTGLDVLLVEDLDLNQKIAVEFMADDEHKIKLAKDGKSAIELMKKYHFDVVLLDMNLPDLTGQQVLKTLKRVEHKNQRTPVLAFTASLSPDEIKEYLALGIKDIVGKPLKQEKLRQALSDSQSTQTANIAVELIDTLYDETATDTLTSSFSIDEVSSIYNEFILSARNKLSRCQALLEQDTEQCIKLLHRQASTAMQLGFNSYGLALKKIERRLLDKKPLNNSLNEASTLWQHSLEAYLKYVRQGLG